From the Quercus lobata isolate SW786 chromosome 6, ValleyOak3.0 Primary Assembly, whole genome shotgun sequence genome, one window contains:
- the LOC115993606 gene encoding zinc-finger homeodomain protein 6: protein MELRGQDKEIRMPLPSTLGYNPTHKDSSTKLSSPTVASTVGERRRDQTVHGNTIFNPAQTLDHQHHYHPIPQQPNPNSHNNTHKPGRDPDANPDKIPAPIATPSGATTTPITSASKKSPTPRPQPQPQQNSSTIRAAPPKVIRYRECLKNHAASMGGHVVDGCGEFMPSGDEGTLEALKCAACECHRNFHRKETEGESQYVSNSYYNYNPNTNNDRREIVLPQHHRPPPLTPPPHHLHHHHRPHPVPIAPMMMAFGTGGGAPAESSSEDLGMFRSDYHVGVQGLSQARQSKKRFRTKFSQEQKDKMMEFAEKLGWKIQKHDEQDVQNFCLEVGIKRQVFKVWMHNNKQAMKKKQM from the coding sequence ATGGAACTGAGAGGCCAAGACAAGGAAATAAGGATGCCACTGCCAAGCACCTTGGGCTATAATCCTACCCATAAAGACTCTTCAACCAAGCTGTCTTCTCCAACTGTAGCTTCAACTGtgggagaaagaagaagagatcaAACTGTTCATGGTAACACAATCTTCAACCCAGCTCAAACCCTAGATCACCAACACCACTACCATCCTATTCCACAGCAACCAAATCCAAATTCACACAACAACACACACAAACCCGGAAGAGATCCAGACGCAAACCCAGACAAAATCCCAGCTCCAATTGCAACCCCATCAGGAGCAACAACCACACCAATCACTAGTGCATCAAAAAAATCGCCGACCCCACGACCACAACCACAACCGCAACAAAACAGTTCTACTATTAGGGCTGCACCACCAAAGGTTATTAGATATAGAGAATGTTTGAAGAATCACGCTGCCAGTATGGGCGGCCATGTTGTAGATGGCTGCGGAGAATTCATGCCAAGTGGAGATGAAGGCACCCTGGAGGCCTTAAAGTGTGCAGCTTGTGAGTGCCACCGCAATTTTCATAGAAAAGAAACTGAGGGTGAGTCACAATATGTCTCCAACTCTTACTACAACTACAATCCCAATACAAACAATGATAGAAGAGAAATAGTACTACCTCAACATCATCGTCCTCCTCCACTTACTCCACCgcctcatcatcttcatcatcaccaTCGGCCTCATCCGGTGCCTATTGCTCCGATGATGATGGCCTTTGGAACTGGTGGTGGAGCGCCAGCTGAGTCCTCAAGTGAAGATCTTGGTATGTTTAGGTCTGATTATCATGTCGGTGTGCAAGGTTTGTCACAAGCACGGCAATCCAAGAAGAGGTTTCGGACCAAATTTAGTCAAGAGCAGAAAGATAAGATGATGGAATTTGCTGAGAAGTTGGGGTGGAAGATCCAGAAGCATGATGAGCAAGATGTCCAGAACTTCTGTTTAGAAGTGGGTATAAAGAGGCAGGTTTTCAAGGTATGGATGCACAACAATAAACAAGCtatgaagaagaagcaaatgtAA